A region from the Thalassophryne amazonica chromosome 2, fThaAma1.1, whole genome shotgun sequence genome encodes:
- the LOC117504046 gene encoding BTB/POZ domain-containing protein KCTD12-like: MSADPYKRSELGARTVRSPPGEHAAMAHAFPEIVELNVGGQVYVTRYETLTAAPNSLLWLKFSQSSPDELAKDSKGRFFFDRDGFLFRYILDYLRDSELLLPDSFSERRRLQREADFFRLPELSRSLAAVSKDTSEEDSGEPEEADLSPATTTASSSERAPRSPGAASGFITIGYRGSYTIGRDIQADAKFRRVARITVCSKISLAKEVFGETLNESRDPDRTPDKYTSRYYLKYNFLEQAFDRLAEAGFHMVACSSTGTCAYNSNDPGEDKMWTSYTEYVFCR, from the exons ATGAGCGCAG ACCCATATAAACGCTCGGAGCTCGGCGCTCGGACCGTCCGCAGTCCGCCGGGTGAGCACGCAGCCATGGCGCACGCTTTCCCCGAGATAGTGGAGCTAAACGTCGGCGGGCAGGTGTACGTAACCCGGTACGAGACTCTGACGGCGGCTCCGAATTCCCTCTTGTGGCTGAAGTTCTCTCAGAGCTCCCCGGACGAGCTGGCGAAGGACAGCAAGGGCCGCTTCTTCTTCGACCGGGACGGCTTCCTGTTCCGCTACATTCTGGACTACCTGCGGGACTCGGAGCTCTTACTGCCGGACTCTTTCTCCGAGAGGAGGCGGCTGCAGAGGGAAGCGGACTTCTTCAGGCTGCCCGAGCTGTCCCGGAGCCTGGCAGCCGTCAGCAAAGACACCTCGGAGGAGGACAGCGGGGAGCCGGAGGAGGCCGACCTGAGTCCGGCCACCACCACCGCCTCCTCCTCGGAGCGGGCCCCGCGCTCCCCGGGGGCCGCCTCCGGCTTCATCACCATCGGCTACAGAGGCAGCTACACCATCGGTAGAGACATCCAGGCGGACGCCAAGTTCCGCAGAGTGGCCAGAATCACCGTCTGCAGCAAGATCTCTCTGGCTAAGGAGGTTTTCGGAGAAACCCTGAACGAGAGCCGGGACCCCGATCGGACCCCTGACAAGTACACGTCCCGGTACTACCTGAAGTATAACTTCTTGGAACAGGCGTTCGACCGGCTGGCCGAGGCTGGCTTCCACATGGTGGCCTGCAGCTCCACCGGCACCTGCGCCTACAACAGCAACGACCCGGGAGAGGACAAGATGTGGACCAGCTACACCGAGTACGTCTTCTGCAGATGA